One Pseudomonas tolaasii NCPPB 2192 genomic window carries:
- a CDS encoding enoyl-CoA hydratase/isomerase family protein, translating to MTAQVSSEASQAAILQDDVVAEVRNHIGHLTLNRPAGLNAITLDMVRSLTSQLQAWADDPAVYAVVLRGAGEKAFCAGGDIRSLYDSFKSGDTLHQDFFVEEYALDLAIHHYRKPVLALMDGFVLGGGMGLVQGADLRVVTERSRLAMPEVAIGYFPDVGGSYFLSRIPGELGVYLGVTGVQIRAADALYCGLADWCIDSAKLAELDQKLDRLQWQDSPLKDLQGVLAKLAVQQLPDAPLAALRPAIDHFFAQPDVPGIVEQLQQVTVADSHEWALTTANLMQTRSPLAMAVTLEMLRRGRRLPLEQCFALELHLDRQWFERGDLIEGVRALIIDKDKAPRWNPATVHELDAVHVESFFHHFKQVAR from the coding sequence ATGACTGCTCAGGTTTCATCCGAAGCAAGCCAAGCCGCCATTTTGCAGGACGACGTAGTGGCCGAGGTTCGCAACCACATCGGCCACCTCACCCTCAACCGCCCCGCCGGCCTGAACGCGATCACCCTGGACATGGTCCGCAGCCTCACCTCGCAATTGCAGGCCTGGGCGGATGATCCGGCCGTTTACGCCGTGGTCTTGCGCGGCGCCGGTGAGAAAGCCTTCTGCGCCGGTGGCGACATCCGCTCGTTGTACGACAGCTTCAAAAGCGGCGACACCCTGCATCAGGACTTCTTCGTCGAGGAATACGCGCTGGACCTCGCCATTCACCATTACCGCAAACCCGTGCTTGCGTTGATGGACGGCTTTGTATTGGGCGGTGGCATGGGCCTGGTGCAAGGCGCCGACCTGCGGGTGGTCACCGAGCGCAGCCGACTGGCGATGCCGGAAGTGGCCATCGGGTATTTCCCGGACGTGGGCGGCAGCTACTTCCTGTCGCGCATTCCTGGCGAGCTGGGCGTTTACCTGGGCGTGACCGGCGTGCAGATTCGCGCCGCCGATGCGTTGTACTGCGGCCTGGCGGACTGGTGCATCGACAGCGCCAAACTCGCCGAGCTGGACCAAAAGCTCGACCGCCTGCAATGGCAGGATTCGCCCCTCAAAGACCTGCAAGGCGTGCTCGCCAAACTGGCGGTGCAACAATTGCCCGACGCGCCATTGGCCGCCCTGCGCCCGGCCATCGACCATTTCTTTGCCCAGCCTGACGTGCCCGGCATCGTCGAGCAATTGCAACAAGTCACCGTCGCTGACAGCCACGAATGGGCACTGACCACTGCCAACCTGATGCAAACCCGCTCGCCGCTGGCCATGGCCGTGACCCTGGAGATGCTTCGCCGCGGGCGCCGCCTGCCGCTGGAGCAGTGCTTTGCGCTGGAACTGCATCTGGATCGCCAGTGGTTCGAACGTGGCGACCTGATCGAAGGCGTTCGTGCGCTGATCATCGACAAGGACAAAGCCCCGCGCTGGAACCCGGCCACCGTCCATGAACTGGATGCAGTCCACGTTGAAAGCTTCTTCCATCACTTCAAGCAGGTTGCGAGATAA
- a CDS encoding SDR family NAD(P)-dependent oxidoreductase — MQIENKVFLVSGGASGLGAATAEMLVAAGAKVMLVDLNADAVAAKAKQLGDNARSAVADISQEAAAEAAVQAAVAAFGGLHGLVNCAGVVRGEKILGKNGPHGLASFAQVINVNLIGSFNLLRLAAAAIAETEANADGERGVIINTASVAAFDGQIGQAAYSASKGAIASLTLPAARELARFGIRVMTIAPGIFETPMMAGMTPEVRDSLAAGVPFPPRLGKPAEYAALVRHIIENSMLNGEVIRLDGALRMAAK, encoded by the coding sequence ATGCAGATTGAAAACAAGGTATTCCTGGTCAGCGGCGGTGCTTCGGGCCTGGGCGCCGCCACTGCTGAAATGCTGGTGGCGGCGGGCGCCAAGGTGATGCTGGTGGACCTGAACGCCGACGCGGTGGCCGCCAAAGCCAAGCAGCTGGGCGACAACGCCCGCAGCGCCGTGGCGGACATCAGCCAGGAAGCCGCGGCCGAGGCTGCCGTACAAGCCGCCGTCGCTGCGTTTGGCGGCTTGCACGGGTTGGTGAACTGCGCCGGTGTAGTGCGTGGCGAGAAAATCCTCGGCAAGAATGGCCCTCACGGCTTGGCCAGCTTCGCTCAAGTGATCAACGTCAACCTGATCGGCAGCTTCAACCTGCTGCGCCTGGCTGCAGCGGCCATTGCCGAAACCGAAGCGAACGCCGACGGTGAGCGCGGTGTCATCATCAACACCGCCTCGGTGGCGGCATTTGACGGGCAGATCGGCCAGGCGGCGTACTCAGCGTCCAAAGGCGCGATCGCCAGCCTGACCTTGCCCGCCGCCCGTGAACTGGCGCGCTTTGGCATTCGGGTGATGACCATCGCCCCCGGCATTTTCGAAACCCCGATGATGGCCGGCATGACGCCCGAAGTGCGCGATTCGCTGGCCGCCGGCGTGCCATTTCCGCCACGCCTGGGCAAGCCTGCCGAATATGCCGCGCTGGTGCGCCACATCATCGAAAACAGCATGCTCAACGGCGAGGTGATCCGTCTCGACGGCGCGCTGCGCATGGCGGCCAAGTAA
- a CDS encoding HPP family protein has product MLARLIPAAINTRPAEWSRAAIGMALGTLFSVWLCAQVFGLEVALHLLGPLGASAVLLFAVSSGALAQPWSIIGSYLCAGVIALLIARVLGRTLGSACLAAGMTVVLMCWLRCLHPPAGGLAMTLVLADPASIALGWQELAPVMLGAAALLACALAYNNATRTRYPKGVAESPTVVMGNPPPATDPTITAADLKLALADMERFYDVEPGELEQLIHAAEGHARRRSIGEVLASRVA; this is encoded by the coding sequence ATGCTCGCTCGCCTCATTCCCGCCGCCATCAATACCCGCCCCGCCGAATGGAGCCGCGCTGCCATCGGCATGGCGCTGGGCACCCTGTTCAGCGTGTGGTTGTGCGCTCAAGTCTTCGGTTTGGAGGTCGCGTTGCACCTGCTCGGCCCGCTGGGCGCGTCTGCCGTGTTGCTGTTTGCGGTTTCGTCCGGTGCGCTGGCTCAGCCGTGGTCGATCATCGGCAGCTACTTGTGCGCGGGCGTGATCGCACTGCTGATCGCTCGGGTACTCGGGCGCACCCTGGGCAGTGCGTGCCTCGCGGCGGGCATGACGGTGGTGCTGATGTGCTGGCTGCGCTGCCTGCATCCGCCCGCGGGCGGCCTGGCCATGACCCTGGTACTCGCCGACCCCGCGTCCATCGCGCTGGGCTGGCAAGAACTGGCGCCGGTAATGCTCGGCGCCGCGGCGCTGCTGGCCTGCGCGTTGGCCTACAACAACGCTACACGCACGCGTTACCCCAAGGGCGTCGCCGAGTCGCCAACCGTCGTGATGGGCAACCCGCCGCCCGCTACCGACCCGACAATTACGGCCGCCGATCTCAAGCTGGCACTGGCGGATATGGAACGGTTCTACGATGTCGAACCCGGCGAGCTGGAGCAATTGATTCACGCCGCTGAAGGCCATGCGCGACGTCGCAGTATCGGTGAAGTCCTGGCCAGCCGCGTGGCGTGA
- a CDS encoding acetyl-CoA C-acyltransferase, with translation MTMNDPIVIVSAVRTPMGGFQGDLKGLTAPQLGSAAIRAAVERAGIAPDAVDEVLFGCVLPAGLGQAPARQAALGAGLNKATRCTTLNKMCGSGMEAAIVAHDSLLAGSADVMIAGGMESMSNAPYLLDRARSGYRMGHGKVLDHMFLDGLEDAYDKGRLMGTFAEDCAEQNGFSREAQDAFAIASLTRAQEAINHGSFAAEIVPVQVTVGKEQKTILHDEQPPKAKLDKITSLKPAFREGGSVTAANSSSISDGAAALLLMRQSEAHKRGLKPLAVIHGHAAFADEPGLFPVAPVGAIRKLMSKTGWNLGEVDLFEINEAFAVVSLVTMSKLEIPHEKVNVHGGACALGHPIGASGARILVTLLSALRQKGLKRGVAAICIGGGEATAMAVECVY, from the coding sequence ATGACCATGAATGACCCAATCGTTATCGTCAGTGCCGTTCGCACGCCCATGGGCGGCTTCCAGGGCGACCTTAAAGGCCTCACCGCGCCGCAGCTGGGTTCTGCTGCGATTCGCGCCGCCGTCGAACGCGCCGGGATCGCCCCCGACGCCGTGGATGAAGTGCTGTTCGGCTGCGTGCTGCCGGCGGGCCTCGGCCAGGCGCCTGCACGTCAGGCGGCTCTGGGCGCCGGGCTGAACAAAGCCACGCGCTGCACCACCCTGAACAAAATGTGCGGCTCCGGCATGGAGGCGGCAATTGTGGCCCACGACTCGCTACTCGCCGGCAGCGCCGATGTGATGATTGCCGGCGGCATGGAAAGCATGTCCAACGCGCCGTATTTGCTGGACCGTGCACGCAGCGGCTACCGCATGGGCCACGGCAAGGTGCTGGACCACATGTTCCTTGACGGCCTTGAGGACGCGTACGACAAAGGTCGTCTGATGGGCACCTTTGCCGAGGACTGCGCCGAGCAGAACGGTTTCAGCCGTGAAGCCCAGGACGCCTTCGCCATTGCCTCGCTGACCCGCGCCCAGGAAGCCATCAACCACGGCAGCTTTGCCGCCGAGATCGTTCCGGTGCAGGTCACCGTGGGCAAGGAGCAGAAGACAATCCTCCACGACGAGCAACCGCCGAAGGCCAAGCTGGACAAAATCACCAGTCTCAAACCGGCCTTCCGCGAGGGCGGCAGCGTGACGGCGGCCAACTCCAGCTCGATTTCCGATGGTGCGGCGGCGCTGCTGTTGATGCGTCAGTCCGAAGCGCACAAACGCGGGCTCAAGCCCCTGGCGGTAATCCATGGCCACGCGGCCTTTGCCGACGAGCCGGGGCTGTTTCCGGTGGCGCCGGTGGGCGCGATTCGCAAGCTGATGAGCAAAACCGGCTGGAACCTGGGTGAAGTCGACCTGTTCGAGATCAACGAAGCCTTTGCCGTGGTCAGCCTGGTGACCATGAGCAAGCTGGAAATCCCCCATGAGAAGGTCAACGTGCACGGCGGCGCCTGTGCGCTGGGGCACCCGATCGGCGCGTCCGGCGCGCGCATTCTGGTGACTTTGCTGTCGGCCCTGCGCCAGAAGGGGCTCAAGCGCGGTGTTGCCGCCATCTGCATCGGCGGCGGCGAAGCCACGGCCATGGCCGTCGAATGCGTGTATTAA
- a CDS encoding ArnT family glycosyltransferase — MNKLHPPLLTSSIRHQSLGLGLLGLVLFIVGNWHQAIIGFDSRFVVFAQEMLRHGPSFFPTTYGQPYADYLATSTLLTWLFSLPVGEVNSFTAWLPTAIASAFIVTLVYRLTAPYSTRWGLLSIAMLLLSSTFISETRAVSLDQMLAAVALAVFYLGYAHDHFGSPKRLHWLFLLLILGFAIRGPIGLVIPTGVLCSYYLLNRQWRQLFTFGLLALALLAACVGLLLLLAKLSGGEEFMQDVIRMQFLGRMDGTEGSSGVLYYFTSSLGNYALAYPLALLVLLAVAIGGRRAPGPSLQLVLYCAAAGVLVMVGLSVPQAKKARYILPMLPMAAIIAAYPFQVTQGRFFAFLRGLMLTLWTLFPALLVIGLVVARKRYPEQLSSLGLIFTLLAVLQVIALLGLLKSRWRPLAPAFAAVLALWSTYIVVVEPLERSLYDTRTFTLAVKAKIAEQPAPVVLHGLGKDAKAIKFMVNFNCDKVPLFTQTTADLAPLQAPVWLVMSAQDFEKVQDPRLRGLTPALSGEFDKDPYVLLHLVKAPAP, encoded by the coding sequence GTGAACAAACTGCATCCGCCCCTGCTCACTTCAAGCATCCGTCACCAGTCGCTGGGGCTCGGGCTCCTGGGGCTGGTGCTGTTTATCGTCGGCAACTGGCACCAGGCGATTATCGGGTTTGACTCGCGTTTCGTGGTTTTCGCCCAGGAAATGCTGCGTCATGGGCCAAGTTTCTTCCCGACGACCTACGGCCAGCCCTACGCCGACTATCTCGCGACCTCGACGCTGCTGACCTGGTTGTTCTCCTTGCCGGTGGGCGAAGTGAACAGCTTCACGGCGTGGTTGCCCACAGCCATTGCCTCGGCGTTCATCGTGACGCTGGTGTACCGCCTCACGGCGCCCTACTCCACGCGTTGGGGCCTGCTGAGCATCGCCATGCTGTTGCTCAGCAGCACCTTTATCAGTGAGACCCGCGCGGTTTCACTCGATCAGATGCTTGCGGCAGTGGCCCTGGCGGTGTTTTACCTGGGCTACGCCCACGACCATTTCGGCAGCCCGAAACGCCTGCACTGGCTGTTTTTGCTGCTGATCCTCGGGTTTGCCATTCGCGGGCCCATTGGGCTGGTGATCCCCACGGGTGTGCTGTGCAGCTACTACCTGCTCAATCGCCAGTGGCGCCAGTTGTTCACCTTTGGCCTGTTGGCGCTGGCGCTGCTGGCGGCGTGTGTCGGCTTGCTGCTGCTGTTGGCCAAGCTCAGCGGTGGCGAGGAGTTCATGCAGGATGTCATCCGCATGCAATTCCTGGGGCGCATGGACGGCACCGAAGGCTCCAGCGGCGTGCTGTATTACTTCACCAGTTCCCTGGGCAATTACGCCCTGGCCTACCCGTTGGCGCTGTTGGTGCTGCTGGCCGTAGCCATTGGCGGGCGCCGTGCGCCGGGCCCCTCGTTGCAGCTGGTACTGTATTGCGCGGCGGCGGGTGTGCTGGTGATGGTGGGGCTTTCCGTGCCTCAGGCAAAAAAGGCGCGCTACATCCTGCCGATGCTGCCGATGGCGGCGATCATTGCAGCCTATCCGTTCCAGGTTACCCAGGGCCGGTTCTTCGCGTTTTTGCGTGGCTTGATGCTGACACTCTGGACGTTGTTTCCCGCACTGCTGGTCATCGGGCTGGTGGTCGCACGCAAGCGTTACCCGGAACAGTTGAGCAGCCTCGGGCTGATCTTCACCCTGCTGGCCGTATTGCAAGTGATTGCGCTGCTGGGCCTGCTGAAATCCCGCTGGCGCCCGCTGGCTCCGGCATTCGCTGCGGTGCTGGCACTCTGGTCGACGTACATCGTGGTGGTCGAACCGTTAGAACGTTCGCTGTACGACACCCGCACCTTCACCCTGGCGGTCAAAGCGAAAATAGCCGAGCAACCTGCGCCCGTTGTGCTGCATGGCTTGGGCAAAGATGCGAAAGCCATCAAGTTCATGGTGAACTTCAATTGCGACAAGGTGCCATTGTTTACTCAGACCACGGCCGACCTGGCGCCGCTGCAGGCGCCCGTCTGGCTGGTGATGAGCGCACAGGACTTCGAGAAGGTGCAGGATCCGCGACTGCGTGGGCTCACGCCCGCACTCAGCGGCGAGTTCGATAAAGACCCTTATGTATTGCTGCACCTGGTAAAAGCCCCGGCACCTTGA
- a CDS encoding AMP-binding protein yields the protein MREYLAATTGFDYQHTVDAALAGNLQALNACVECCDRHALPGRIALFWEGKDGRSATSTFTELQDQAARFANFLLAQGVKRGDKVAGLLPRTAELLVVVFATWRIGAVYQPLFTAFGPKAIEHRLNSSGAALVVTDAVNRPKLAEVDGCPTIVTVAGARGEGIVRGDFSFWAELPNHSNICEPVMLGADDPFLLMFTSGTTGPSKALSVPLKAIVAFQSYTRDAVDLRPEDAFWNVADPGWAYGIYFGVTGPLSMGHPITFYDGPFTLESTCRVINKYGITNLTGSPTAYRLLIAGGEQFARSIKGKLRIVSSAGEPLNPEVIRWFADNLGVTIHDHYGQTELGMVLCNHHGLEHPVHVGSAGFASPGHRIVVLDDDHQELPAGQPGILAIDREQSPMCWFAGYDGVKTKAFVGKYYLSGDTVELNPDGSISFVGRSDDVITTSGYRVGPFDVESALVEHPAVIEAAVVGKPCPERTELVKAFVVINPQYRATPELAEELRLHVRKRLAAHAYPREIEFVSDLPKTPSGKLQRFILRNQEIAKAAVA from the coding sequence ATGCGTGAGTATTTGGCTGCCACGACCGGGTTTGATTACCAGCACACTGTCGACGCCGCTCTGGCCGGAAACCTGCAGGCGCTCAATGCCTGCGTGGAGTGCTGCGACCGCCACGCGCTGCCGGGGCGCATCGCGCTGTTCTGGGAAGGCAAGGATGGGCGCAGCGCCACCTCGACCTTTACCGAACTGCAGGACCAGGCCGCCCGCTTCGCCAATTTCCTGCTGGCTCAGGGCGTCAAACGGGGTGACAAAGTCGCCGGCCTGTTGCCTCGCACCGCCGAATTGCTGGTGGTGGTTTTTGCCACCTGGCGCATCGGTGCGGTTTACCAGCCGCTGTTTACCGCCTTCGGGCCCAAGGCCATCGAGCATCGCCTGAACAGTTCCGGCGCGGCGCTGGTGGTCACCGATGCGGTGAACCGGCCCAAACTCGCTGAAGTGGACGGCTGCCCGACCATCGTCACGGTGGCGGGTGCCAGGGGCGAAGGCATTGTGCGTGGCGATTTCAGTTTTTGGGCCGAACTGCCCAACCATTCGAATATCTGCGAGCCGGTCATGCTCGGCGCGGATGACCCGTTCCTGCTGATGTTCACCTCCGGCACCACCGGCCCGTCCAAAGCGCTGTCGGTGCCGCTTAAAGCCATCGTCGCGTTCCAGAGCTACACCCGCGATGCGGTGGACCTGCGCCCTGAAGACGCGTTCTGGAACGTCGCCGACCCCGGCTGGGCCTACGGCATTTACTTCGGCGTGACCGGGCCCCTGTCCATGGGCCATCCGATCACCTTCTACGATGGCCCGTTTACCCTGGAAAGCACTTGCCGGGTGATTAACAAATACGGGATTACCAACCTCACTGGCTCGCCGACCGCGTACCGCCTGCTGATTGCCGGCGGCGAGCAGTTTGCCCGGTCGATCAAGGGCAAACTGCGCATTGTCAGCAGCGCCGGCGAGCCGTTAAACCCTGAAGTGATTCGCTGGTTCGCCGACAACCTCGGCGTGACCATTCACGACCATTACGGCCAGACCGAGCTGGGCATGGTGCTGTGCAACCACCACGGCCTCGAGCATCCGGTGCATGTGGGCTCGGCCGGGTTCGCTTCGCCGGGGCACCGTATTGTGGTGCTCGACGATGACCATCAGGAACTGCCCGCCGGCCAGCCCGGTATCCTCGCCATCGACCGTGAGCAATCGCCCATGTGCTGGTTTGCCGGCTACGACGGCGTGAAGACCAAGGCCTTTGTCGGCAAGTACTACCTGAGCGGCGACACCGTGGAGCTCAACCCCGATGGCAGCATCAGCTTTGTCGGGCGCAGTGACGACGTGATCACCACCTCCGGCTACCGCGTGGGCCCGTTTGACGTGGAGAGCGCGCTGGTGGAACACCCCGCAGTGATCGAGGCGGCGGTGGTCGGCAAGCCGTGCCCGGAGCGCACCGAACTGGTGAAGGCGTTTGTGGTGATCAACCCGCAATACCGCGCCACCCCGGAGCTGGCCGAAGAACTGCGCCTGCACGTGCGCAAGCGTCTGGCCGCGCATGCCTATCCAAGAGAAATCGAATTCGTCAGTGACTTGCCCAAAACCCCGAGCGGCAAGCTGCAGCGTTTTATTTTGCGTAACCAGGAAATCGCCAAGGCGGCGGTGGCCTGA
- a CDS encoding acyl-CoA dehydrogenase encodes MLPDDEQLQIREAARQFAQERLKPFAAEWDREHRFPREAIGEMAELGFFGMLVPEQWGGCDTGYLAYAMALEEIAAGDGACSTIMSVHNSVGCVPILKFGNDAQKEQFLKPLASGAMLGAFALTEPQAGSDASSLKTRARLDGDHYVLNGCKQFITSGQNAGAVIVFAVTDPAAGKRGISAFIVPTDSPGYSVARVEDKLGQHASDTCQILFEDVKVPLANRLGEEGEGYRIALANLEGGRVGIASQSVGMARAAFEAARDYARERESFGKAIIEHQAVAFRLADMATQIAVARQMVHYAAALRDSGQPALVEASMAKLFASEMAEKVCSAALQTLGGYGYLSDFPLERIYRDVRVCQIYEGTSDIQRMVISRNL; translated from the coding sequence ATGCTGCCCGATGACGAACAACTGCAAATCCGCGAGGCCGCCCGGCAATTTGCCCAGGAACGCCTGAAACCCTTCGCCGCCGAATGGGACCGTGAACACCGTTTTCCCAGGGAGGCCATCGGCGAAATGGCCGAGCTGGGCTTTTTCGGCATGCTGGTGCCGGAACAATGGGGCGGTTGCGACACCGGCTACCTGGCCTACGCCATGGCGCTTGAAGAAATTGCCGCCGGTGATGGTGCCTGCTCGACCATCATGAGCGTGCACAACTCGGTGGGCTGTGTGCCGATTCTGAAGTTCGGCAACGATGCGCAGAAAGAACAGTTCCTCAAGCCCCTGGCCAGCGGCGCCATGCTGGGCGCCTTTGCCCTGACCGAGCCGCAAGCCGGTTCCGACGCGAGCAGCCTGAAAACCCGCGCGCGCCTCGACGGCGACCATTACGTGCTCAACGGCTGCAAACAGTTCATCACGTCCGGGCAAAACGCCGGGGCGGTGATTGTGTTTGCGGTCACCGACCCGGCTGCCGGCAAACGCGGGATCAGCGCGTTTATTGTGCCGACCGACTCGCCGGGCTACTCGGTGGCGCGGGTGGAAGACAAACTCGGCCAACATGCTTCCGACACCTGCCAGATCCTGTTTGAGGATGTGAAGGTGCCGTTGGCCAATCGTTTGGGCGAGGAGGGCGAAGGCTACAGGATCGCCCTGGCCAATCTCGAAGGTGGCCGCGTCGGCATCGCCTCGCAATCGGTGGGCATGGCCCGTGCCGCCTTTGAAGCCGCCCGCGACTATGCCCGGGAGCGTGAGAGCTTTGGCAAGGCAATCATTGAGCATCAGGCGGTGGCCTTCCGTCTGGCCGACATGGCCACACAGATTGCCGTGGCCCGGCAGATGGTGCATTACGCCGCCGCCCTGCGCGACAGCGGCCAGCCGGCGCTGGTAGAAGCCTCCATGGCCAAGTTGTTTGCTTCGGAGATGGCCGAGAAAGTCTGCTCGGCCGCCTTGCAAACCCTGGGCGGTTACGGTTACCTGAGCGACTTCCCCCTGGAGCGCATCTACCGCGACGTGCGGGTCTGCCAGATCTACGAAGGCACCAGCGATATCCAGCGCATGGTCATCTCACGCAATCTTTAA
- a CDS encoding acyl-CoA dehydrogenase family protein — MQDLEYTEEQIMIRDMARDFARGEIAPHAQAWEKAGWIDDALVAKMGELGLLGMVVPEEWGGTYVDYVAYALAVEEISAGDGATGALMSIHNSVGCGPVLNFGTAEQKQTWLAELASGQAIGCFCLTEPQAGSEAHNLRTRAELRDGQWVINGAKQFVSNGKRAKLAIVFAVTDPELGKKGISAFLVPTETPGFVVDRTEHKMGIRASDTCAVTLNQCAIPEANLLGERGKGLAIALSNLEGGRIGIAAQALGIARAAFEAALAYARDRVQFSKAIIEHQSVANLLADMQTQLNAARLLILHAARLRSAGKPCLSEASQAKLFASEMAEKVCSSAMQIHGGYGYLEDYPVERYYRDARITQIYEGTSEIQRMVIARELKNYQL, encoded by the coding sequence ATGCAAGATCTTGAATACACAGAAGAACAAATAATGATCCGCGACATGGCCCGCGACTTTGCCCGTGGCGAAATCGCGCCCCACGCCCAGGCTTGGGAAAAAGCCGGCTGGATCGATGACGCCCTGGTTGCCAAGATGGGCGAGCTCGGCCTGCTGGGCATGGTGGTGCCGGAAGAATGGGGCGGCACGTATGTCGATTACGTCGCCTACGCGCTGGCCGTGGAAGAGATTTCAGCAGGCGACGGCGCCACCGGCGCACTGATGAGTATCCATAATTCAGTGGGTTGCGGGCCTGTTCTCAACTTCGGCACAGCTGAGCAAAAGCAAACCTGGCTGGCCGAGCTTGCCAGCGGCCAGGCCATCGGCTGTTTTTGCCTGACAGAGCCTCAGGCCGGTTCCGAAGCCCACAACCTGCGCACCCGGGCCGAACTGCGCGACGGCCAGTGGGTCATCAATGGCGCCAAACAATTTGTCAGCAACGGCAAACGCGCCAAGCTGGCCATCGTGTTCGCCGTGACCGACCCCGAACTGGGCAAAAAGGGGATTTCGGCTTTCCTCGTGCCCACTGAAACGCCGGGGTTCGTGGTGGACCGCACCGAACACAAGATGGGCATCCGTGCCTCGGACACCTGCGCCGTCACCCTGAATCAGTGCGCCATTCCCGAAGCCAACCTGCTGGGCGAGCGCGGCAAAGGCCTGGCCATCGCCCTGTCCAACCTTGAGGGCGGCCGTATCGGCATTGCCGCTCAGGCGCTGGGCATTGCCCGAGCCGCCTTCGAGGCGGCACTGGCCTATGCGCGGGACCGCGTGCAATTCAGCAAGGCAATCATCGAGCATCAGAGCGTGGCCAACCTGCTGGCCGACATGCAGACCCAATTGAACGCCGCCCGCCTGTTGATCCTGCACGCCGCGCGCCTGCGCAGTGCTGGCAAACCGTGTTTGTCGGAGGCGTCACAAGCCAAGCTGTTTGCTTCTGAAATGGCCGAAAAGGTCTGCTCCTCGGCGATGCAGATTCACGGGGGCTATGGGTACCTGGAGGATTACCCGGTGGAGCGTTACTACCGGGATGCGCGGATCACGCAGATTTACGAAGGCACCAGCGAGATTCAGCGGATGGTGATCGCCAGAGAACTCAAGAACTATCAGCTTTGA
- a CDS encoding enoyl-CoA hydratase, which produces MSYETLLLEVQGRVGLITLNRPQALNALNAQLVSELNQALDGLEANPEIGCIVLTGSKKAFAAGADIKEMAELTYPQIYLDDLFSDSDRVANRRKPIIAAVNGFALGGGCELALMCDFILAGDGAKFGQPEINLGVLPGMGGTQRLTRAVGKAKAMEMCLTGRFIDAVEAERCGIVARIVPTDELLDEALKVATLIAGKSVPISMMVKESVNRAFEVSLSEGVRFERRVFHAAFATQDQKEGMAAFVAKRAPEFKDK; this is translated from the coding sequence ATGAGTTACGAAACCCTTTTGCTCGAAGTCCAGGGCCGCGTCGGGCTGATTACCCTGAACCGGCCGCAAGCCCTGAACGCCTTGAACGCCCAACTGGTCAGCGAACTGAACCAGGCGCTGGACGGCCTGGAAGCCAACCCTGAAATCGGCTGCATTGTGCTCACCGGCTCGAAAAAAGCCTTCGCCGCGGGTGCTGACATCAAGGAAATGGCCGAGCTGACCTACCCGCAGATCTATCTCGACGACCTGTTCAGCGACAGTGATCGCGTGGCCAACCGCCGCAAGCCGATCATTGCCGCCGTCAATGGCTTCGCCCTCGGTGGTGGCTGTGAGCTGGCCTTGATGTGCGATTTCATCCTGGCCGGTGACGGTGCCAAGTTCGGCCAGCCGGAAATCAACCTCGGCGTGCTGCCGGGCATGGGCGGCACCCAGCGCCTGACCCGCGCCGTGGGCAAGGCCAAGGCCATGGAAATGTGCCTGACCGGGCGCTTTATCGACGCGGTGGAAGCGGAGCGCTGCGGGATTGTCGCGCGCATCGTGCCCACCGATGAGTTGCTGGATGAAGCGCTGAAAGTCGCCACGCTGATTGCCGGCAAGTCGGTGCCGATCAGCATGATGGTCAAGGAAAGCGTGAACCGTGCGTTTGAAGTGAGCCTGTCCGAAGGCGTGCGTTTTGAGCGCCGGGTGTTCCATGCAGCGTTTGCGACGCAAGATCAGAAGGAAGGCATGGCGGCGTTTGTGGCCAAGCGCGCGCCGGAGTTCAAGGACAAGTAA